A genomic segment from Colletotrichum higginsianum IMI 349063 chromosome 5, whole genome shotgun sequence encodes:
- a CDS encoding mRNA capping enzyme yields MAGYDDDDESYERRSQSYDAKKRKRSRSPSRNGNSSSRQGEKREDGGTDELPQPYNAKELQPAKRRAVSPSEQPRKLKRPGARARISEAEREAIRQRALERERELEAQAQAAAERQRSSTSNDVVTQHYNSVPERGRDWRRTDSKIKGLRAFNNWVKSCIIQKFSPDEDHTPGSREQGLSTEKELLVLDIGCGKGGDLGKWQQAPQPVELYVGLDPADISIDQARERYRQMGSRGGGGRGGRGGYRRPPPRLFEARFHVKDCYGENIEDIEILRQVGFDTNPLSRRGFDVVSMMFCMHYAFETEQKARTMLRNVAGSLKKGGRLIGCIPNSDVLGDHVRKFNEQQEERKKKAAEGPPQEAEEGELEDGEAEQSAEWGNSIYRVRFPGKTPADGVFRPAFGWKYNFFLDEAVEEVPEYVVPWEVLRALAEDYNLELQYHKTFMEIWESEKDDETLGPLSERMGVRERGGGRLLVSPEELEAASFYTAFCFYKV; encoded by the coding sequence ATGGCGGGttacgacgacgacgacgaatcGTACGAGCGACGCTCTCAATCCTACGACGCAAAGAAACGCAAGAGATCCCGATCGCCATCCAGAAATGGCAACTCTTCCTCCCGACAAGGTGAAAAGCGCGAAGACGGCGGTACCGATGAGCTCCCGCAGCCATACAACGCAAAGGAACTCCAGCCCGCGAAGCGACGAGCCGTCTCTCCATCGGAGCAGCCTCGTAAGCTAAAGAGACCCGGCGCCCGGGCACGCATCTCTGAAGCCGAACGAGAAGCAATCCGCCAGCGAGCACTagagcgagagagggaaCTTGaggcacaggcacaggctGCTGCAGAGCGCCAACGTAGCTCCACCAGCAATGACGTGGTTACGCAACATTATAACAGCGTGCCTGAACGAGGCAGGGATTGGAGACGAACAGACAGCAAGATCAAGGGACTCCGTGCCTTCAACAACTGGGTCAAAAGTTGCATCATCCAGAAGTTCTCGCCAGATGAGGATCATACCCCCGGCTCTCGGGAGCAGGGACTTTCCACTGAGAAGGAGCTACTCGTACTCGACATTGGGTGTGGAAAGGGAGGTGATTTGGGCAAGTGGCAGCAGGCGCCGCAGCCAGTGGAGCTCTACGTCGGTCTGGATCCAGCGGATATTAGTATCGACCAGGCTCGGGAGCGCTATCGCCAGATGGGCAGTCGCGGAGGCGGTGGCAGGGGCGGCAGAGGGGGCTACAGACGGCCACCCCCGCGACTTTTCGAAGCTCGATTCCATGTCAAGGATTGTTATGGCGAAAACATCGAGGATATCGAAATTCTTAGACAGGTCGGGTTCGACACCAACCCCCTCAGCCGACGAGGATTCGACGTTGTGAGCATGATGTTCTGCATGCACTACGCGTTCGAGACGGAGCAGAAGGCCCGCACTATGCTGCGCAACGTTGCCGGTTCGTTGAAGAAGGGGGGTCGTTTGATTGGATGCATTCCCAACTCCGATGTTCTTGGCGATCATGTTCGGAAGTTCAACGAGCAAcaggaagagaggaagaagaaggctgccGAGGGGCCGCCtcaggaggccgaggaaggcgagcTGGAAGACGGTGAAGCGGAACAGTCGGCGGAGTGGGGCAACTCCATCTACCGAGTCCGATTCCCGGGCAAGACCCCGGCGGATGGTGTATTCCGGCCCGCATTTGGCTGGAAGTACAACTTTTTCCTTGATGAGGCTGTAGAGGAGGTGCCTGAGTATGTCGTGCCGTGGGAGGTACTCAGAGCTCTGGCTGAAGATTACAACCTTGAGCTGCAGTATCACAAGACGTTCATGGAGATCTGGGAGTCGGAAAAAGACGATGAGACATTGGGTCCTCTGAGTGAGAGAATGGGCGTTCGCGAGCGCGGTGGTGGACGCCTTCTGGTCTCACCAGAGGAGTTGGAGGCAGCAAGCTTCTATACTGCTTTCTGCTTCTATAAGGTTTGA